Part of the Arthrobacter sp. MMS18-M83 genome is shown below.
GCTCTCGGAGGATCTGGAGCAGCTGCACCACAAATGCGCTCGTTACGGGACGGACTACAGCCTGGCCATCTGCGACGTCGACAATTTCAAGAGTTACAACGACATCTACGGCCACCAAGCCGGTGACTTGGCGCTGCAGGCCGTCGCGGCTTCCCTCGCCCGCCAAGGGCGCCAAAGCGATGGAATTTACCGGTTCGGCGGAGAGGAATTCCTTTTCCTGCTGCCCGGTCAGACTGTGTCCGGGGCAGAAACGAGGCTGGAGCGTGCACTCGCGGCTGTGCATGGCCTGGGCATCGCGCATTCCGGGAATCCCTCCGGGACCCTCACGGTGAGCGCTGGAGTCTCGGCCTACGTTCCCGACCACCGGGTCAGCAGCGAACGGCTCCTCAAGGAGGCCGACATGGCCCTGTACGCAGCCAAGTCAGCTGGCAGAAACCGCGTGGAAGTTGCGCCAGAAGTTCGGCAACACACCCAAAACTGAAGTTGGATACCGAGGCCTT
Proteins encoded:
- a CDS encoding GGDEF domain-containing response regulator; amino-acid sequence: MDDDLGSRLVAKAAVEQSGHECIVAADGSSAWELYRQHRPQVVVTDLMMPGLDGLDLCRAIRSAEQDSYTYLVLVTSKDSREDVVAGMRAGADDYVAKPLDPFTLHTRLLVAQRVTSLHTDLARYRAALAEQARTDPLTKLHNRLKLSEDLEQLHHKCARYGTDYSLAICDVDNFKSYNDIYGHQAGDLALQAVAASLARQGRQSDGIYRFGGEEFLFLLPGQTVSGAETRLERALAAVHGLGIAHSGNPSGTLTVSAGVSAYVPDHRVSSERLLKEADMALYAAKSAGRNRVEVAPEVRQHTQN